One window of Nicotiana tomentosiformis chromosome 11, ASM39032v3, whole genome shotgun sequence genomic DNA carries:
- the LOC104109662 gene encoding uncharacterized protein — translation MADRGNFNAMLYTQDRMYGNPVTLNEITDFSNCIHNLLLNDLPWKRDYYTWSNNQQGAERIVSRIDRIFGNDNWMMNWGHVHTEYDIPLISDHSPMFVNIKIVKLNIKTPFRFFNVWVSHDEFDTNVGTLWRRKEADDQMENIWKKLKALRPIFKSLNTAEYKGIAERIDNDRADLIQVQEEMRLRYSESLLLQEKTILQNLEKWSLIEENILKQKARVKWIKL, via the coding sequence ATGGCTGATAGGGGTAATTTTAATGCTATGCTATATACACAAGACAGGATGTATGGCAACCCTGTGACACTGAATGAAATAACTGACTTTTCTAATTGCATACACAATTTGCTACTAAATGATCTACCATGGAAAAGAGACTACTATACCTGGTCCAATAATCAACAAGGAGCAGAAAGGATTGTGAGCAGAATTGATAGGATTTTTGGCAATGATAACTGGATGATGAACTGGGGACATGTGCACACAGAATATGATATACCTTTAATCTCTGACCACTCACCAATGTTTGTCAATATAAAAATTGTGAAACTTAACATTAAAACTCCTTTTAGGTTTTTTAATGTATGGGTTTCTCATGATGAGTTTGATACAAATGTTGGCACTCTGTGgagaagaaaggaagctgatgACCAAATGGAGAACATCTGGAAGAAACTGAAAGCTCTAAGACCTATATTCAAAAGCCTTAATACTGCTGAGTATAAAGGCATTGCTGAGAGAATTGACAATGATAGGGCTGACCTTATTCAAGTTCAGGAGGAAATGAGGCTACGATATTCAGAATCCTTGTTGCTACAAGAGAAGACTATCCTACAGAACTTGGAGAAATGGTCACTTATTGAGGAAAATATTCTCAAACAGAAGGCTAGAGTAAAATGGATCAAACTATGA